The Psychrosphaera ytuae genome includes a region encoding these proteins:
- a CDS encoding YqiA/YcfP family alpha/beta fold hydrolase: MPSILYLHGFHSSPMSEKAQLFSQYIKQHYPQVSVIAPQLAVTPDIAINQVEALVEQHYPELIGVVGSSLGGYLSTYLHNKYGLKAVVINPAVKPFELLSDYLGPQIHPITDQSYTLTPSHMCDLQRIYQPFLKQPEKVWCLQQEGDEVLDYRMAVEHYKESKLTLEKGGDHSFIGFSNHLPQIVEFLL; the protein is encoded by the coding sequence ATGCCAAGCATTTTATATTTACATGGCTTTCATTCATCACCGATGTCTGAAAAAGCCCAACTGTTTAGTCAGTACATCAAACAACACTATCCACAGGTCTCAGTTATAGCGCCACAATTGGCCGTCACTCCTGATATTGCGATTAACCAAGTTGAAGCCTTGGTTGAACAACATTACCCCGAACTTATTGGTGTTGTGGGTAGTAGTTTAGGAGGGTATTTGAGTACTTACTTACACAATAAATATGGATTAAAGGCGGTAGTGATCAATCCGGCTGTTAAGCCTTTTGAGTTGCTGTCTGATTACCTCGGCCCACAAATTCATCCAATTACAGACCAATCTTATACTCTGACGCCATCACACATGTGTGATTTGCAAAGGATTTATCAGCCATTTTTAAAACAACCTGAAAAGGTTTGGTGTCTGCAACAAGAGGGTGACGAAGTACTGGATTACCGAATGGCGGTAGAGCATTACAAAGAGTCAAAATTAACGCTAGAAAAAGGTGGAGACCACAGTTTTATCGGGTTTTCTAACCACCTTCCACAGATAGTCGAATTTTTACTTTAA
- a CDS encoding NRDE family protein, translating to MCSLNWREFDDHIGLVFTRDEAIQRPKALPPQRFSKAGVEYLMPVDPVGQGSWIAVNNAGFTVFLLNDYQGVLKPNSSDLQSRGQLIRAVAQCNTIEAIKGVVEAWSLERSQPFVLGVLHQDKQRRGMVHYSGTETQLVWQPLPQQLYSSGDPEVNDIIRARTAYVDQQQVGSLEDLIRLHQSHKPLVNDDFIYSLCMHREVAESQSITVVSMTKGEVEMRYFAGSPCQLEPANWITKQISCSHRL from the coding sequence ATGTGCAGTCTAAATTGGCGTGAATTCGACGATCATATTGGTTTGGTATTTACTAGAGACGAAGCCATACAAAGACCAAAAGCGCTACCTCCTCAGCGCTTTAGTAAAGCCGGTGTAGAGTATCTTATGCCCGTTGATCCAGTAGGGCAAGGCAGTTGGATTGCTGTAAATAACGCTGGCTTTACAGTGTTTTTGTTAAATGATTATCAAGGTGTTCTCAAGCCTAACTCATCGGACTTACAAAGCCGTGGTCAACTGATCCGCGCGGTTGCGCAATGCAACACAATAGAAGCCATCAAAGGCGTTGTTGAGGCATGGTCACTAGAGCGTTCGCAGCCGTTTGTGTTGGGGGTGTTACATCAGGATAAACAACGACGGGGAATGGTTCATTATTCGGGCACAGAAACCCAGCTTGTATGGCAGCCTTTACCACAGCAACTTTATTCATCCGGCGATCCTGAAGTTAACGACATCATTCGCGCTAGAACTGCGTACGTTGACCAACAGCAAGTAGGCTCTTTAGAGGATCTGATAAGGTTACACCAATCCCATAAGCCTCTTGTAAACGATGACTTTATTTATAGCTTGTGTATGCATAGGGAAGTTGCCGAGAGTCAATCAATAACTGTGGTGAGCATGACTAAAGGAGAAGTTGAGATGCGGTATTTTGCTGGCTCTCCTTGTCAGTTAGAACCAGCAAATTGGATAACCAAACAAATTAGTTGCAGTCACCGCCTCTAA
- the lpxL gene encoding LpxL/LpxP family Kdo(2)-lipid IV(A) lauroyl/palmitoleoyl acyltransferase encodes MSDKNSNRNSSPNSFVPPTFSFAFLHPRFWLTWLTITFLYLLSWLPYRVQIGLGKLIGRLLLKVLKSRKKTATRNLQLCFPDKSEEEINRLVIANFENAGIAIFESGISWWWPNWRLKNMCHVKGTQHIDKALQQGKGIFLLFTHIFPLEMMARVLGDNGYPCVGFYRPHNNKLLEWVQYRGRCRSNRYMIGKRDVKGLLKALSEGEITVYLPDHDYGPKRSVFAPFFAVEKAATTTGTEIFASHKNAETIPTKIRRLDNFNGYEIEFLPPLTDYPCEDSFANAVQVNKWVESAVLDNMEQYMWVHRRFKTRPEDEPESLY; translated from the coding sequence TTGAGTGACAAAAATTCAAACCGCAATAGCTCGCCAAACAGCTTTGTGCCACCTACTTTTTCATTTGCCTTTTTGCACCCTCGTTTTTGGCTAACTTGGCTAACCATAACCTTCTTGTATTTATTGAGTTGGCTGCCATACCGTGTTCAGATCGGTTTGGGTAAACTCATCGGTCGCCTATTGCTTAAGGTATTAAAAAGCCGAAAAAAAACAGCCACTCGCAATCTACAACTGTGCTTCCCTGATAAATCTGAAGAAGAGATAAACCGTCTTGTTATCGCTAATTTTGAAAACGCCGGCATAGCCATTTTTGAAAGTGGTATTTCTTGGTGGTGGCCTAATTGGCGACTTAAAAATATGTGTCACGTAAAAGGTACCCAACACATAGATAAAGCGCTTCAGCAAGGCAAAGGGATCTTTTTGTTATTCACGCACATTTTCCCACTAGAAATGATGGCTCGAGTATTAGGCGACAATGGCTACCCATGTGTTGGCTTTTATCGCCCGCATAACAATAAGCTATTAGAGTGGGTGCAGTATCGAGGACGCTGTCGTTCAAACCGCTACATGATTGGCAAACGAGATGTGAAAGGATTGTTAAAAGCATTGTCTGAAGGTGAGATCACGGTTTATTTACCAGATCATGACTACGGACCAAAGCGCAGTGTCTTTGCGCCATTTTTTGCGGTCGAAAAAGCGGCCACAACAACAGGGACAGAGATCTTTGCAAGCCATAAGAATGCCGAAACCATTCCGACCAAAATTCGTCGCTTAGACAACTTTAATGGTTATGAGATTGAATTTTTGCCGCCTTTGACGGATTATCCTTGTGAAGATTCATTCGCAAATGCCGTGCAAGTGAACAAATGGGTTGAATCAGCTGTGCTGGACAACATGGAACAATATATGTGGGTTCATCGTCGTTTTAAAACTCGACCAGAGGACGAGCCCGAGTCTCTTTACTAA
- a CDS encoding vWA domain-containing protein, producing the protein MKKTTWSASVLLSTLLLGCGGGSTSEEGPEGTVGFSGSIEGLVGAITVNLNGSPQVFTTNGDFVLDTRIETGSNFTISVSDTLDGLTCTVSNGSGIAEQSQTNVLISCSGLETRAYSINALDFKYQSPSSVLSTSLHLVDRKTGDAIDDLTADNFSDYLTILENGLPVSDKESFIEVDNVTDLNTNYTTVFAIDVSASIEPADLELVKGGIKSIIADESGQSLLLDNQKVSILTFDGDVEFVVENSQDINAINTAIDGITVGGNSTNLYGAIQAAASSWENQVSLENISYGSMILFTDGNDSSFLVSKEQALEASIGKDLYFITLGADTDRAILEEFTDSDNIFELDNIASVERYLSDALAHVKSYENGLYVIGYATPKRAGTHQLTFETNDDYTCQTPASQNEQLEMSNTGNLQSCVDSVEYEFNANNFTDVEPLLDVIGVSNTVSPTAQWQVKLRWSNDTPRYQWSTTLCMGDITPSIKSDVITFTRNIEDLSIIRVDVTETSTGLNQRKFLFMAKDKEELESNRIFRGGDCN; encoded by the coding sequence ATGAAAAAAACAACCTGGTCTGCTTCTGTCTTACTTTCCACCTTATTACTTGGTTGTGGAGGAGGCTCGACCTCAGAGGAAGGCCCTGAAGGCACCGTCGGTTTTTCTGGTAGCATTGAAGGCCTTGTCGGCGCTATCACTGTTAACTTAAATGGCTCTCCACAAGTATTTACCACCAACGGTGACTTTGTCTTAGATACGAGAATTGAGACGGGTTCTAATTTTACGATAAGCGTTTCGGACACGTTAGATGGCTTAACCTGTACCGTATCAAACGGCTCAGGTATCGCAGAGCAAAGTCAAACCAACGTTTTGATTTCTTGCTCAGGCTTAGAAACCCGCGCGTACAGTATTAATGCGTTGGACTTCAAATATCAATCGCCTTCTTCTGTGTTGTCGACGAGTTTGCATTTGGTCGATCGCAAAACAGGTGATGCTATCGATGACCTAACTGCTGATAATTTTTCTGATTATTTAACGATTTTGGAAAATGGCTTACCCGTTTCTGACAAAGAGTCATTTATTGAAGTGGATAACGTCACCGACCTCAACACCAATTACACTACTGTGTTTGCTATTGACGTCAGTGCATCGATAGAACCAGCTGACCTTGAGCTTGTTAAAGGCGGTATCAAGTCCATTATTGCCGATGAAAGTGGCCAGTCTTTATTATTAGACAATCAAAAAGTGTCGATTTTGACTTTCGATGGCGACGTTGAGTTTGTTGTTGAAAACTCACAAGACATCAATGCAATTAACACTGCAATTGACGGTATTACCGTCGGTGGTAACTCAACTAACTTGTACGGAGCTATTCAAGCAGCTGCATCGAGCTGGGAAAACCAAGTATCGTTGGAAAACATCTCTTATGGCAGCATGATCTTATTTACTGATGGTAATGACTCATCGTTTTTAGTAAGTAAAGAGCAAGCGCTTGAAGCATCTATAGGTAAAGATTTGTACTTTATCACGCTTGGTGCAGATACAGACCGTGCGATTTTGGAAGAGTTTACTGACTCAGACAATATTTTTGAACTGGATAACATCGCAAGTGTTGAACGTTACTTAAGCGATGCATTGGCACACGTTAAGTCTTACGAAAACGGACTTTATGTTATTGGTTATGCAACTCCTAAACGAGCTGGAACCCATCAGTTGACGTTTGAAACCAACGATGACTACACATGCCAAACGCCAGCCTCTCAAAATGAACAATTAGAGATGAGTAATACAGGTAATCTACAAAGTTGTGTGGATTCGGTTGAGTATGAGTTTAACGCTAATAACTTTACCGATGTCGAACCTTTATTAGACGTGATTGGTGTTAGTAATACAGTCAGCCCGACCGCACAATGGCAAGTAAAATTACGCTGGAGTAACGACACACCGCGTTATCAGTGGAGTACAACTTTGTGTATGGGTGACATCACTCCAAGTATAAAGTCTGATGTCATTACGTTTACTCGTAACATTGAAGACTTATCTATTATCCGTGTTGATGTAACCGAAACATCGACAGGCCTTAATCAACGTAAGTTCTTGTTTATGGCTAAGGACAAGGAAGAATTAGAAAGCAACCGCATTTTTAGAGGCGGTGACTGCAACTAA
- a CDS encoding RnfH family protein, with translation MVNRITIEVAYALPLKQSLLQLQVNADSTVQQAIEKSGILVSHPEIDLTENKVGIWSKTCKLDASLRDGDRIEIYRPLIADPKEVRKRRAERAKQEGRADKITGGRPNPRKKAES, from the coding sequence ATGGTTAATAGAATAACAATTGAAGTGGCATACGCCCTTCCACTTAAACAATCACTGCTGCAATTACAGGTCAATGCCGACAGTACGGTACAACAGGCCATTGAAAAGAGTGGAATTTTGGTGAGTCACCCTGAGATTGACTTAACCGAAAACAAAGTGGGTATCTGGTCTAAGACCTGTAAATTAGATGCGTCATTGCGCGATGGCGATCGAATTGAGATATACCGTCCATTGATAGCCGATCCAAAAGAAGTACGCAAACGTCGTGCTGAGCGTGCTAAACAAGAAGGTCGAGCGGATAAAATAACCGGTGGTCGTCCTAACCCGCGTAAAAAAGCCGAGAGTTAA
- a CDS encoding type II toxin-antitoxin system RatA family toxin: MAQLSKNALVMYSVDQMYQLVNDIEQYPQFIPNCADAKKRQVSEDRLEGSLLINKAGISKWFTTENTLTSNQRIDLKLVNGPFKYLHGYWQFTPLDDHACKVELHLEFEFSSKMIELAFGKVFNLVASSMVTAFTQRAKQVYG; this comes from the coding sequence ATGGCGCAACTATCCAAAAATGCGTTGGTCATGTACAGCGTTGACCAGATGTATCAGTTAGTAAACGACATTGAGCAATATCCGCAATTTATTCCAAATTGCGCGGATGCCAAAAAGCGACAAGTCAGTGAAGACCGACTCGAAGGCTCGTTATTGATCAACAAAGCCGGGATAAGCAAGTGGTTTACGACAGAAAACACGCTCACTTCAAATCAACGCATCGACTTAAAGCTCGTTAATGGTCCGTTTAAATATCTGCATGGGTACTGGCAATTTACCCCACTAGATGACCATGCTTGTAAAGTTGAGTTACATCTAGAGTTTGAATTTTCTTCTAAAATGATCGAATTAGCATTTGGAAAAGTGTTTAATCTAGTCGCCTCAAGTATGGTGACTGCATTTACGCAAAGAGCAAAACAAGTTTATGGTTAA
- the tolC gene encoding outer membrane channel protein TolC, with protein MRKSFLSATLAILFAGAAIPAYATNLVEAYKDAVQNDPQTLKAKAAYDASVQAEEIAFSSLLPSVSLTAGYTTGTSEQVSDAGAIYDVDSNTTSWGVTLSQTIFKMGDWYNLDAAEQRALRSQTDFDFAQQGLIQRVANAYFNVLKAQDTLEFAQAERKAIERQLEQTKERFKVGLTARTDVHEAQANFDNAVATEIRSQNDVEIAKEGLREITGKFYADVNVLNTERFDAQKPSPADVNAWVKKAEENSLELKAKELLVQAAKFDIKRSEAGHYPTLDLTASIGGKKAGGDIEGPNLNSSSIGVKLTVPIYTGGGTSAAIKQAQANYVLASEDREATYRSVVRTVRTSYADVVSLVSTLKALEQSVISAESALQATQAGFEVGTRTIVDVLNSTRNLYNAKRNLSNSRYNYILAMMSLKQAAGELSAQDLVAVNSGLK; from the coding sequence ATGAGAAAGTCATTTTTATCTGCGACTTTGGCAATTTTATTTGCCGGTGCCGCGATTCCTGCGTATGCGACAAATCTAGTCGAAGCATACAAAGACGCTGTTCAAAACGACCCGCAAACCTTAAAAGCGAAAGCGGCTTATGATGCAAGCGTTCAAGCAGAAGAAATTGCCTTCTCTAGCTTGTTGCCAAGTGTCAGCCTAACAGCGGGTTATACAACGGGCACGTCAGAGCAAGTAAGTGATGCAGGCGCGATTTATGACGTTGACTCTAATACGACATCTTGGGGCGTAACACTTTCACAAACCATTTTTAAAATGGGTGACTGGTACAACTTAGACGCTGCCGAGCAACGTGCATTGCGCTCACAAACTGACTTTGATTTTGCTCAACAAGGACTCATTCAACGAGTAGCTAATGCTTACTTCAATGTATTAAAAGCACAAGACACCCTTGAGTTTGCGCAAGCAGAGCGCAAAGCAATCGAGCGCCAGCTTGAACAAACTAAAGAGCGTTTTAAAGTTGGTCTGACAGCCCGTACTGACGTTCACGAAGCACAAGCAAACTTCGACAACGCGGTTGCGACAGAAATACGCAGTCAAAACGACGTTGAGATTGCCAAAGAAGGTCTTCGCGAGATAACTGGAAAATTCTACGCAGACGTCAACGTCTTAAACACAGAGCGTTTTGACGCCCAAAAACCAAGCCCAGCTGATGTAAATGCGTGGGTAAAAAAGGCGGAAGAAAACAGCTTAGAATTAAAAGCCAAAGAGTTGTTGGTACAAGCAGCTAAGTTCGATATTAAGCGTTCTGAAGCGGGTCATTACCCGACATTGGATTTAACAGCGAGTATTGGCGGTAAAAAGGCCGGTGGTGATATCGAAGGACCAAACCTTAATTCTTCTTCAATTGGCGTTAAATTAACGGTACCAATTTATACTGGTGGTGGTACGTCAGCAGCGATTAAACAAGCACAAGCCAACTATGTACTGGCAAGTGAGGACCGCGAAGCAACTTATCGCAGTGTTGTACGTACCGTTCGTACTTCATATGCTGACGTTGTGTCTCTTGTTTCGACTTTGAAAGCACTAGAGCAATCAGTGATTTCTGCAGAGAGTGCGTTACAAGCAACACAAGCTGGCTTTGAAGTTGGTACTCGTACTATCGTTGACGTTCTTAACAGCACACGTAATCTTTACAATGCTAAACGCAACTTATCGAACAGCCGTTACAACTACATCTTAGCTATGATGTCGTTAAAACAAGCGGCCGGTGAATTAAGTGCTCAAGACCTAGTGGCAGTCAACAGCGGGCTAAAATAA
- a CDS encoding outer membrane protein assembly factor BamE: MKHLLLVFVSLVLVSGCSSWVYKYDINQGNFLNQRDVDKLRVEMTKEQVKFVLGTPVVSSPFSDHTWRYVYTIRVGKTDEFIKKELVLNFEGDALKSMSGDFEQPESFMTPLDSE, translated from the coding sequence ATGAAGCATTTATTATTAGTTTTTGTCTCTTTAGTGTTGGTTTCTGGATGCAGCAGTTGGGTGTATAAGTACGACATCAACCAGGGTAACTTTTTGAATCAAAGAGACGTGGACAAACTACGTGTCGAGATGACCAAAGAGCAGGTTAAGTTTGTATTAGGTACGCCGGTGGTAAGCAGTCCGTTTAGCGACCATACATGGCGCTACGTTTATACAATCAGAGTTGGTAAGACTGACGAATTTATCAAAAAAGAGCTGGTGTTGAACTTTGAGGGTGATGCGCTTAAATCAATGTCTGGTGATTTTGAACAGCCAGAGTCATTTATGACGCCACTTGATTCTGAATAA
- a CDS encoding TcpQ domain-containing protein, whose amino-acid sequence MSQKSVKKGTTKKSQSGYLGKVLGVSIFVLIIVGFVYWGSDEANKTSENPVAKGVAKFYAEVRQALKPGAERLNDYTIQLPEPDVSMGDQLTSRDGNVKPAPEDWNGENKKRSFKQNDTLKTALSQYANEEGIELIWDLKYDYIVKHHFAETGDMKTLIRKISTTVKSDYSGNVTTYFCKDARALVITDKSDPYLTRYCEENAQQY is encoded by the coding sequence ATGTCACAGAAAAGTGTCAAAAAAGGAACAACCAAAAAAAGCCAATCTGGTTACCTAGGCAAAGTACTAGGGGTTTCGATCTTTGTTCTTATTATTGTTGGTTTTGTTTATTGGGGTAGTGACGAAGCCAATAAAACCAGTGAAAACCCGGTCGCTAAAGGTGTTGCTAAGTTCTATGCCGAAGTAAGACAAGCCTTAAAGCCTGGAGCTGAGCGACTTAATGATTACACAATCCAATTACCAGAGCCTGACGTCTCGATGGGCGATCAATTGACGTCTCGAGACGGTAATGTAAAACCCGCGCCAGAAGACTGGAACGGAGAAAATAAAAAGCGTTCATTTAAGCAAAATGACACCCTAAAAACCGCACTATCACAATACGCAAATGAAGAAGGTATCGAGCTCATTTGGGATTTAAAATACGACTATATCGTCAAACATCATTTTGCCGAAACCGGTGACATGAAAACCCTAATTCGCAAAATATCGACAACAGTCAAAAGCGATTACAGTGGCAACGTCACGACTTATTTTTGTAAAGATGCTCGGGCTCTAGTCATTACCGACAAAAGCGATCCTTATCTGACGCGCTATTGCGAAGAAAACGCCCAACAATATTAA
- a CDS encoding DUF1249 domain-containing protein: protein MRNKVINKDKYVVDLQRLQGLCTRNYALLLRLLPLQYELGQQWQIKMPNGLYFELSVLEISAYTECYKLAQKVWAVSDEEGESSPSQVPGFMNMEFEFRVYHDAQMLEVISYQKQSRIRANNPYPNEHLHHKDEKLQVNQLLKDWLNLAVKHQSKNNNKTLLEASTSE from the coding sequence ATGAGAAATAAAGTAATAAACAAAGATAAATACGTGGTGGATTTACAGCGCCTTCAAGGTCTGTGTACGCGTAATTATGCCTTGTTATTACGTTTGTTGCCGTTGCAATACGAACTGGGTCAACAATGGCAAATTAAGATGCCAAATGGCCTTTACTTTGAACTCTCAGTCCTCGAAATTTCTGCGTACACTGAGTGTTACAAGCTCGCACAAAAGGTTTGGGCAGTGAGTGATGAAGAAGGTGAATCATCTCCGTCACAGGTTCCTGGCTTTATGAATATGGAATTTGAATTTCGGGTTTACCACGACGCGCAAATGCTCGAAGTGATCAGTTACCAGAAACAATCTCGTATTCGCGCTAACAACCCCTACCCAAACGAACATTTACATCACAAAGATGAAAAGCTCCAGGTCAATCAGTTGTTAAAAGACTGGCTGAATTTAGCGGTAAAACATCAATCCAAAAATAATAATAAGACGTTACTCGAAGCGTCCACATCAGAATAA
- the nudF gene encoding ADP-ribose diphosphatase — MTQQKYTPVFNSKNVEIKSIERAFDGFFKINTFTFRHAKFAGGQSDWVQREIFERGHAVGVLPYDPSNQKVVLIEQIRIGALATKDSPWLLEIIAGMVDKESEQLEEVAIREAQEEANLVIDELTPMLSYLSSPGGTTERLYLYLAEVNSEDAGGIFGLDTEHEDIKVHVLDVDHAFELLDNGVIDNAAAVIALQWLRLKLVKEGHNKYV, encoded by the coding sequence ATGACACAACAAAAATATACCCCAGTATTTAATAGCAAAAATGTCGAAATCAAGTCTATTGAACGCGCTTTTGATGGATTTTTCAAAATAAACACGTTCACTTTCAGACATGCCAAGTTCGCTGGCGGTCAGAGTGACTGGGTTCAGCGCGAAATCTTTGAGCGAGGTCACGCTGTCGGGGTGCTACCTTACGATCCTTCGAATCAAAAAGTCGTGCTAATTGAGCAGATCAGAATTGGCGCTCTGGCAACAAAAGACAGTCCTTGGTTGCTAGAAATTATTGCCGGGATGGTGGATAAAGAATCCGAGCAACTTGAAGAAGTTGCGATTAGAGAGGCACAAGAAGAAGCCAACCTAGTTATAGACGAGTTGACACCTATGCTAAGCTATCTATCTAGCCCTGGAGGAACAACGGAGCGTTTGTACCTTTATTTAGCAGAGGTTAATAGCGAAGACGCTGGCGGTATTTTTGGTCTGGATACAGAGCACGAAGATATCAAAGTTCACGTATTGGACGTAGATCACGCCTTTGAATTATTAGATAATGGCGTGATAGACAATGCGGCTGCGGTGATTGCTCTGCAATGGCTGCGTTTGAAACTGGTCAAGGAGGGCCATAATAAGTACGTTTAA
- the smpB gene encoding SsrA-binding protein SmpB encodes MAKKKPKAPSNTIALNKKARHEFHLDKKFEAGIELQGWEVKSIREGKVNISDTYVHIKDGEVFLLNSQIQPLTQASTHVVCNPTRYRKLLLKRREINELVGAVERQGYTLVCTAMYWKKSWAKVEFYLAKGKLNQDKRTDIKDRDWSRQKERIMKHSTR; translated from the coding sequence ATGGCTAAGAAAAAACCAAAGGCTCCGTCCAATACTATTGCGCTGAATAAGAAAGCTCGTCATGAATTCCACCTAGATAAAAAGTTTGAAGCTGGGATTGAATTACAGGGTTGGGAAGTAAAAAGTATTCGCGAAGGCAAAGTAAATATCTCTGATACTTACGTTCACATCAAAGATGGCGAAGTGTTTTTGCTTAACTCGCAAATCCAGCCACTGACACAAGCGTCTACCCATGTGGTGTGCAATCCTACTCGTTATCGCAAGCTATTGCTTAAGCGCCGAGAAATTAACGAGTTAGTAGGTGCAGTAGAACGCCAAGGTTATACTTTGGTGTGTACGGCTATGTATTGGAAAAAGAGCTGGGCCAAAGTCGAATTTTATTTGGCTAAGGGTAAGCTAAATCAAGACAAACGTACTGACATTAAAGACAGAGACTGGTCACGCCAGAAAGAGCGGATCATGAAACACTCAACTAGATAA
- the parE gene encoding DNA topoisomerase IV subunit B, translating into MTNQSYNAEAIEVLNGLEPVRRRPGMYTDTTRPNHLAQEVIDNSVDEALAGHASNIVVTLHEDNSLEVQDDGRGMPVDIHPEEGIPGVELILTKLHAGGKFSNSNYEFSGGLHGVGVSVVNALTTRMEVRVRRDAQEFLIAFENGDKVQDLEVIGTVGRRNTGTTVRFWPDPSYFDSAKFSISRLVHNLRAKAVLCPGLKIKFNNKQTKESQEWFYQDGLKDYLIDSVKGFVNLPEDPFIGSFSGNLEAADWAVTWLPEGGESVGESYVNLIPTAQGGTHVNGLRQGLLDAMREFCEFRNLIPRGIKLTPDDIWDRCSYILSVKMQDPQFAGQTKERLSSRQCATFVSGVVKDAFSLWLNTHTDIAEQLAELCISNAQRRLKAAKKVVRKKVTQGPALPGKLTDCSSQENDRTELFLVEGDSAGGSAKQARDREFQAIMPLRGKILNTWEVEPGQVLASQEVHDISVAIGMDPDSSDLSQLRYGKICILADADSDGLHIATLLCALFTRHYRALVEAGHVYVAMPPLYRIDVGKEVFYALDDDEKAGILDRIAAEKKKGKVNVQRFKGLGEMNPLQLRETTMDPNTRRLVQLTIDEITPTLEMMDMLLAKKRSGDRKSWLESKGNKAVV; encoded by the coding sequence ATGACCAACCAATCTTACAACGCAGAAGCTATTGAAGTCTTAAACGGCTTAGAACCTGTTCGTCGTCGACCAGGGATGTATACAGACACAACGCGACCTAACCACTTAGCGCAAGAGGTTATCGACAACAGTGTGGATGAGGCACTCGCAGGACATGCATCAAACATTGTCGTTACTTTACACGAAGATAACTCTCTGGAAGTACAAGACGATGGCCGTGGTATGCCCGTGGATATTCACCCTGAAGAAGGTATTCCAGGGGTCGAACTTATCCTAACTAAGTTGCACGCTGGTGGTAAGTTTTCTAATAGTAATTATGAGTTCTCTGGTGGTTTGCACGGGGTTGGTGTATCGGTTGTAAATGCACTTACAACGCGAATGGAAGTTCGGGTTCGCCGAGATGCGCAGGAGTTTTTGATCGCCTTTGAAAATGGCGACAAAGTACAAGACTTAGAGGTGATTGGTACAGTTGGTCGACGCAATACAGGTACTACGGTGCGTTTTTGGCCTGACCCTTCTTATTTTGATAGCGCTAAATTTTCAATTTCTAGATTGGTACACAATCTTCGCGCTAAGGCCGTTTTGTGTCCTGGTTTAAAGATTAAGTTTAACAACAAACAAACCAAAGAAAGCCAAGAGTGGTTTTATCAAGACGGTTTAAAAGACTACTTAATTGATTCGGTAAAAGGTTTCGTTAACCTTCCGGAAGATCCGTTTATCGGCTCATTTTCAGGTAACTTAGAGGCGGCCGATTGGGCAGTGACTTGGTTACCAGAAGGCGGAGAATCTGTCGGTGAGAGTTATGTTAACTTGATCCCAACAGCCCAAGGCGGTACGCATGTCAATGGTTTGCGCCAAGGCTTGTTAGACGCTATGCGTGAGTTTTGTGAATTTAGAAACCTAATTCCTCGCGGTATTAAGTTAACCCCAGATGATATTTGGGACCGTTGTAGCTATATTCTTTCGGTTAAAATGCAAGACCCTCAGTTTGCCGGTCAAACCAAAGAGCGCTTATCCTCACGTCAATGTGCCACGTTCGTTTCGGGCGTTGTAAAAGATGCATTTAGCTTATGGTTAAACACTCACACAGACATCGCTGAGCAATTGGCTGAATTGTGTATTAGCAATGCCCAGCGTCGTCTTAAAGCGGCTAAAAAAGTCGTTCGTAAAAAAGTGACTCAAGGCCCTGCATTACCGGGTAAATTGACCGATTGCTCAAGTCAAGAAAACGACCGAACAGAACTGTTTTTGGTTGAGGGTGACTCGGCTGGCGGTTCAGCTAAACAAGCCCGTGACCGTGAATTCCAAGCTATCATGCCGCTTCGCGGTAAGATCCTTAATACATGGGAAGTAGAGCCAGGCCAAGTGTTAGCTTCACAAGAAGTACACGATATTTCTGTCGCAATTGGCATGGATCCAGACTCGAGTGATTTATCGCAACTTCGTTATGGCAAAATTTGTATTTTAGCGGATGCTGACAGTGATGGTCTGCACATTGCGACCTTGCTGTGTGCTTTATTTACTCGTCATTACCGAGCACTTGTAGAAGCAGGCCATGTATACGTTGCTATGCCTCCTCTTTATCGTATTGATGTCGGTAAGGAAGTCTTTTACGCGCTGGATGATGACGAAAAAGCCGGGATTTTAGATCGCATAGCGGCAGAAAAGAAAAAGGGCAAAGTTAACGTTCAACGCTTTAAAGGATTGGGTGAAATGAACCCACTTCAATTGCGAGAAACGACAATGGATCCTAATACGCGCCGATTAGTCCAACTGACGATTGATGAAATTACCCCAACGTTAGAGATGATGGATATGTTACTCGCCAAAAAACGTTCGGGTGACCGTAAATCATGGTTAGAGAGCAAAGGCAACAAGGCAGTTGTATAA